One region of Eubalaena glacialis isolate mEubGla1 chromosome 6, mEubGla1.1.hap2.+ XY, whole genome shotgun sequence genomic DNA includes:
- the PLA1A gene encoding phospholipase A1 member A isoform X2, producing the protein MPPDPWEGCFWSWGLLLWLSVGSTGDIPPTPQTKCTDFQNANLLRGTNLKVQFLLFTPSDPRCGQLVEENSDIQNSGFNATLGTKLVIHGFRALGTKPSWIDKFIGALLQAADVNVIAVDWVYGSTGVYFSAVENVVKLGLEISRFLRKLLVLGVSESSIHIIGVSLGAHVGGMVGHFYKGQLGRITGLDPAGPEYTRASLEERLDPGDALFVEAIHTDTDNLGIRIPVGHVDYFVNGGQDQPGCPTSISAGYSYLICDHMRAVHLYISALENSCPLMAFPCTSYKVFLAGHCLDCFNPFLLSCPRIGLVEQGGVKIEPLPKEVRVYLLTTSTAPYCVHHSLVEFYLQEPRNKDTCITVTFLSSSVTSSVKITMYPTGR; encoded by the exons ATGCCCCCAGACCCCTGGGAGGGCTGCTTCTGGTCATGGGGGCTCCTTCTGTGGCTCAGTGTTGGAAGTACAG GAGATATACCTCCTACCCCACAGACAAAGTGCACTGACTTCCAGAATGCTAATCTTCTCCGAGGCACCAATCTCAAAGTCCAGTTTCTCCTCTTCACCCCTTCTGATCCTCGCTGTGGGCAGCTCGTGGAAGAAAATAGTGACATCCAGAACTCGGGGTTCAATGCCACTCTAGGAACCAAGCTAGTTATCCATGGATTCAG GGCTTTAGGAACAAAGCCTTCCTGGATTGATAAATTCATCGGTGCCCTTCTGCAGGCAGCAGATGTTAACGTGATCGCTGTGGACTGGGTTTATGGCTCTACAGGTGTCTACTTCTCAGCCGTGGAAAATGTGGTTAAGCTGGGACTCGAGATCTCCCGTTTCCTCCGTAAACTCCTG GTGCTGGGTGTGTCAGAGTCCTCAATCCACATCATTGGTGTCAGCCTGGGGGCCCACGTAGGGGGCATGGTAGGACATTTCTACAAAGGCCAGCTGGGACGGATCACAG GCCTGGACCCTGCTGGACCGGAGTACACAAGAGCCAGCCTGGAGGAGCGCCTGGACCCTGGGGACGCCCTCTTTGTGGAAGCCATCCACACAGACACGGACa ATTTGGGTATTCGGATTCCTGTTGGACATGTGGACTACTTCGTCAACGGAGGCCAAGACCAACCCGGCTGTCCCACCTCCATTTCTGCAG GCTACAGTTATCTGATCTGTGATCACATGAGGGCTGTGCACCTCTACATCAGCGCCCTGGAGAATTCCTGTCCATTGATGGCCTTTCCTTGTACCAGCTACAAGGTCTTCCTTGCTGGACACTGTCTGGATTGTTTCAACCCTTTTCTGCTTTCCTGTCCAAGGATCG GGCTGGTGGAACAAGGTGGTGTTAAGATAGAGCCGCTTCCCAAGGAAGTGAGGGTCTACCTCCTGACCACTTCCACGGCTCCATATTGTG TGCACCACAGCCTCGTGGAGTTTTACTTGCAGGAGCCGAGAAACAAGGACACCTGCATCACGGTCACCTTCCTTAGCAGCAGCGTCACCTCCTCGGTCAAGATCACCATGTAC CCCACTGGTAGATGA
- the PLA1A gene encoding phospholipase A1 member A isoform X4 has translation MPPDPWEGCFWSWGLLLWLSVGSTGDIPPTPQTKCTDFQNANLLRGTNLKVQFLLFTPSDPRCGQLVEENSDIQNSGFNATLGTKLVIHGFRALGTKPSWIDKFIGALLQAADVNVIAVDWVYGSTGVYFSAVENVVKLGLEISRFLRKLLVLGVSESSIHIIGVSLGAHVGGMVGHFYKGQLGRITGLDPAGPEYTRASLEERLDPGDALFVEAIHTDTDNLGIRIPVGHVDYFVNGGQDQPGCPTSISAGYSYLICDHMRAVHLYISALENSCPLMAFPCTSYKVFLAGHCLDCFNPFLLSCPRIGLVEQGGVKIEPLPKEVRVYLLTTSTAPYCAVSSGASFFNLSEPLYTYVENGKNNSTYFKESIVRIK, from the exons ATGCCCCCAGACCCCTGGGAGGGCTGCTTCTGGTCATGGGGGCTCCTTCTGTGGCTCAGTGTTGGAAGTACAG GAGATATACCTCCTACCCCACAGACAAAGTGCACTGACTTCCAGAATGCTAATCTTCTCCGAGGCACCAATCTCAAAGTCCAGTTTCTCCTCTTCACCCCTTCTGATCCTCGCTGTGGGCAGCTCGTGGAAGAAAATAGTGACATCCAGAACTCGGGGTTCAATGCCACTCTAGGAACCAAGCTAGTTATCCATGGATTCAG GGCTTTAGGAACAAAGCCTTCCTGGATTGATAAATTCATCGGTGCCCTTCTGCAGGCAGCAGATGTTAACGTGATCGCTGTGGACTGGGTTTATGGCTCTACAGGTGTCTACTTCTCAGCCGTGGAAAATGTGGTTAAGCTGGGACTCGAGATCTCCCGTTTCCTCCGTAAACTCCTG GTGCTGGGTGTGTCAGAGTCCTCAATCCACATCATTGGTGTCAGCCTGGGGGCCCACGTAGGGGGCATGGTAGGACATTTCTACAAAGGCCAGCTGGGACGGATCACAG GCCTGGACCCTGCTGGACCGGAGTACACAAGAGCCAGCCTGGAGGAGCGCCTGGACCCTGGGGACGCCCTCTTTGTGGAAGCCATCCACACAGACACGGACa ATTTGGGTATTCGGATTCCTGTTGGACATGTGGACTACTTCGTCAACGGAGGCCAAGACCAACCCGGCTGTCCCACCTCCATTTCTGCAG GCTACAGTTATCTGATCTGTGATCACATGAGGGCTGTGCACCTCTACATCAGCGCCCTGGAGAATTCCTGTCCATTGATGGCCTTTCCTTGTACCAGCTACAAGGTCTTCCTTGCTGGACACTGTCTGGATTGTTTCAACCCTTTTCTGCTTTCCTGTCCAAGGATCG GGCTGGTGGAACAAGGTGGTGTTAAGATAGAGCCGCTTCCCAAGGAAGTGAGGGTCTACCTCCTGACCACTTCCACGGCTCCATATTGTG CTGTGTCATCAGGAGCaagtttttttaacctttctgaacctctGTATACTTATgtggaaaatgggaaaaataacagTACCTATTTCAAAGAATCaattgtgaggataaaataa
- the PLA1A gene encoding phospholipase A1 member A isoform X5 — translation MPPDPWEGCFWSWGLLLWLSVGSTGDIPPTPQTKCTDFQNANLLRGTNLKVQFLLFTPSDPRCGQLVEENSDIQNSGFNATLGTKLVIHGFRALGTKPSWIDKFIGALLQAADVNVIAVDWVYGSTGVYFSAVENVVKLGLEISRFLRKLLVLGVSESSIHIIGVSLGAHVGGMVGHFYKGQLGRITGLDPAGPEYTRASLEERLDPGDALFVEAIHTDTDNLGIRIPVGHVDYFVNGGQDQPGCPTSISAGYSYLICDHMRAVHLYISALENSCPLMAFPCTSYKVFLAGHCLDCFNPFLLSCPRIGLVEQGGVKIEPLPKEVRVYLLTTSTAPYCGHHLPPCLCLCPLFQEPALFSCISQLLLGLAAPQRSA, via the exons ATGCCCCCAGACCCCTGGGAGGGCTGCTTCTGGTCATGGGGGCTCCTTCTGTGGCTCAGTGTTGGAAGTACAG GAGATATACCTCCTACCCCACAGACAAAGTGCACTGACTTCCAGAATGCTAATCTTCTCCGAGGCACCAATCTCAAAGTCCAGTTTCTCCTCTTCACCCCTTCTGATCCTCGCTGTGGGCAGCTCGTGGAAGAAAATAGTGACATCCAGAACTCGGGGTTCAATGCCACTCTAGGAACCAAGCTAGTTATCCATGGATTCAG GGCTTTAGGAACAAAGCCTTCCTGGATTGATAAATTCATCGGTGCCCTTCTGCAGGCAGCAGATGTTAACGTGATCGCTGTGGACTGGGTTTATGGCTCTACAGGTGTCTACTTCTCAGCCGTGGAAAATGTGGTTAAGCTGGGACTCGAGATCTCCCGTTTCCTCCGTAAACTCCTG GTGCTGGGTGTGTCAGAGTCCTCAATCCACATCATTGGTGTCAGCCTGGGGGCCCACGTAGGGGGCATGGTAGGACATTTCTACAAAGGCCAGCTGGGACGGATCACAG GCCTGGACCCTGCTGGACCGGAGTACACAAGAGCCAGCCTGGAGGAGCGCCTGGACCCTGGGGACGCCCTCTTTGTGGAAGCCATCCACACAGACACGGACa ATTTGGGTATTCGGATTCCTGTTGGACATGTGGACTACTTCGTCAACGGAGGCCAAGACCAACCCGGCTGTCCCACCTCCATTTCTGCAG GCTACAGTTATCTGATCTGTGATCACATGAGGGCTGTGCACCTCTACATCAGCGCCCTGGAGAATTCCTGTCCATTGATGGCCTTTCCTTGTACCAGCTACAAGGTCTTCCTTGCTGGACACTGTCTGGATTGTTTCAACCCTTTTCTGCTTTCCTGTCCAAGGATCG GGCTGGTGGAACAAGGTGGTGTTAAGATAGAGCCGCTTCCCAAGGAAGTGAGGGTCTACCTCCTGACCACTTCCACGGCTCCATATTGTG GTCATCATCTGCCTCCATGCTTGTGTCTCTGCCCCCTCTTCCAAGAACCCGCTCTTTTCAGCTGTATTTCTCAGTTACTCTTGGGTCTTGCCGCCCCTCAGAGGTCAGCCTGA
- the PLA1A gene encoding phospholipase A1 member A isoform X3, producing the protein MPPDPWEGCFWSWGLLLWLSVGSTGDIPPTPQTKCTDFQNANLLRGTNLKVQFLLFTPSDPRCGQLVEENSDIQNSGFNATLGTKLVIHGFRALGTKPSWIDKFIGALLQAADVNVIAVDWVYGSTGVYFSAVENVVKLGLEISRFLRKLLVLGVSESSIHIIGVSLGAHVGGMVGHFYKGQLGRITGLDPAGPEYTRASLEERLDPGDALFVEAIHTDTDNLGIRIPVGHVDYFVNGGQDQPGCPTSISAGYSYLICDHMRAVHLYISALENSCPLMAFPCTSYKVFLAGHCLDCFNPFLLSCPRIGLVEQGGVKIEPLPKEVRVYLLTTSTAPYCVHHSLVEFYLQEPRNKDTCITVTFLSSSVTSSVKITMYT; encoded by the exons ATGCCCCCAGACCCCTGGGAGGGCTGCTTCTGGTCATGGGGGCTCCTTCTGTGGCTCAGTGTTGGAAGTACAG GAGATATACCTCCTACCCCACAGACAAAGTGCACTGACTTCCAGAATGCTAATCTTCTCCGAGGCACCAATCTCAAAGTCCAGTTTCTCCTCTTCACCCCTTCTGATCCTCGCTGTGGGCAGCTCGTGGAAGAAAATAGTGACATCCAGAACTCGGGGTTCAATGCCACTCTAGGAACCAAGCTAGTTATCCATGGATTCAG GGCTTTAGGAACAAAGCCTTCCTGGATTGATAAATTCATCGGTGCCCTTCTGCAGGCAGCAGATGTTAACGTGATCGCTGTGGACTGGGTTTATGGCTCTACAGGTGTCTACTTCTCAGCCGTGGAAAATGTGGTTAAGCTGGGACTCGAGATCTCCCGTTTCCTCCGTAAACTCCTG GTGCTGGGTGTGTCAGAGTCCTCAATCCACATCATTGGTGTCAGCCTGGGGGCCCACGTAGGGGGCATGGTAGGACATTTCTACAAAGGCCAGCTGGGACGGATCACAG GCCTGGACCCTGCTGGACCGGAGTACACAAGAGCCAGCCTGGAGGAGCGCCTGGACCCTGGGGACGCCCTCTTTGTGGAAGCCATCCACACAGACACGGACa ATTTGGGTATTCGGATTCCTGTTGGACATGTGGACTACTTCGTCAACGGAGGCCAAGACCAACCCGGCTGTCCCACCTCCATTTCTGCAG GCTACAGTTATCTGATCTGTGATCACATGAGGGCTGTGCACCTCTACATCAGCGCCCTGGAGAATTCCTGTCCATTGATGGCCTTTCCTTGTACCAGCTACAAGGTCTTCCTTGCTGGACACTGTCTGGATTGTTTCAACCCTTTTCTGCTTTCCTGTCCAAGGATCG GGCTGGTGGAACAAGGTGGTGTTAAGATAGAGCCGCTTCCCAAGGAAGTGAGGGTCTACCTCCTGACCACTTCCACGGCTCCATATTGTG TGCACCACAGCCTCGTGGAGTTTTACTTGCAGGAGCCGAGAAACAAGGACACCTGCATCACGGTCACCTTCCTTAGCAGCAGCGTCACCTCCTCGGTCAAGATCACCATGTAC ACCTAG
- the PLA1A gene encoding phospholipase A1 member A isoform X1, with amino-acid sequence MPPDPWEGCFWSWGLLLWLSVGSTGDIPPTPQTKCTDFQNANLLRGTNLKVQFLLFTPSDPRCGQLVEENSDIQNSGFNATLGTKLVIHGFRALGTKPSWIDKFIGALLQAADVNVIAVDWVYGSTGVYFSAVENVVKLGLEISRFLRKLLVLGVSESSIHIIGVSLGAHVGGMVGHFYKGQLGRITGLDPAGPEYTRASLEERLDPGDALFVEAIHTDTDNLGIRIPVGHVDYFVNGGQDQPGCPTSISAGYSYLICDHMRAVHLYISALENSCPLMAFPCTSYKVFLAGHCLDCFNPFLLSCPRIGLVEQGGVKIEPLPKEVRVYLLTTSTAPYCVHHSLVEFYLQEPRNKDTCITVTFLSSSVTSSVKITIPRQQRHGKGIIAHPSPQCQINQVKLKFQPSHRVWKKDRTIIIGKFCTAPLPINDNKKMVCLPEPVNLQASETVSHDLKITCV; translated from the exons ATGCCCCCAGACCCCTGGGAGGGCTGCTTCTGGTCATGGGGGCTCCTTCTGTGGCTCAGTGTTGGAAGTACAG GAGATATACCTCCTACCCCACAGACAAAGTGCACTGACTTCCAGAATGCTAATCTTCTCCGAGGCACCAATCTCAAAGTCCAGTTTCTCCTCTTCACCCCTTCTGATCCTCGCTGTGGGCAGCTCGTGGAAGAAAATAGTGACATCCAGAACTCGGGGTTCAATGCCACTCTAGGAACCAAGCTAGTTATCCATGGATTCAG GGCTTTAGGAACAAAGCCTTCCTGGATTGATAAATTCATCGGTGCCCTTCTGCAGGCAGCAGATGTTAACGTGATCGCTGTGGACTGGGTTTATGGCTCTACAGGTGTCTACTTCTCAGCCGTGGAAAATGTGGTTAAGCTGGGACTCGAGATCTCCCGTTTCCTCCGTAAACTCCTG GTGCTGGGTGTGTCAGAGTCCTCAATCCACATCATTGGTGTCAGCCTGGGGGCCCACGTAGGGGGCATGGTAGGACATTTCTACAAAGGCCAGCTGGGACGGATCACAG GCCTGGACCCTGCTGGACCGGAGTACACAAGAGCCAGCCTGGAGGAGCGCCTGGACCCTGGGGACGCCCTCTTTGTGGAAGCCATCCACACAGACACGGACa ATTTGGGTATTCGGATTCCTGTTGGACATGTGGACTACTTCGTCAACGGAGGCCAAGACCAACCCGGCTGTCCCACCTCCATTTCTGCAG GCTACAGTTATCTGATCTGTGATCACATGAGGGCTGTGCACCTCTACATCAGCGCCCTGGAGAATTCCTGTCCATTGATGGCCTTTCCTTGTACCAGCTACAAGGTCTTCCTTGCTGGACACTGTCTGGATTGTTTCAACCCTTTTCTGCTTTCCTGTCCAAGGATCG GGCTGGTGGAACAAGGTGGTGTTAAGATAGAGCCGCTTCCCAAGGAAGTGAGGGTCTACCTCCTGACCACTTCCACGGCTCCATATTGTG TGCACCACAGCCTCGTGGAGTTTTACTTGCAGGAGCCGAGAAACAAGGACACCTGCATCACGGTCACCTTCCTTAGCAGCAGCGTCACCTCCTCGGTCAAGATCACCAT ACCTAGACAGCAACGCCACGGGAAAGGAATCATAGCTCACCCCAGCCCTCAGTGCCAGATAAACCAGGTGAAACTCAAGTTTCAGCCTTCCCACCGAGTTTGGAAAAAAGACCGGACTATCATTATCGGGAAGTTCTGCACTGCTCCTTTGCCCATCAATGACAA TAAAAAGATGGTCTGCTTACCTGAGCCAGTGAACTTACAAGCAAGTGAGACTGTTTCTCATGACCTGAAAATAACCTGTGTATAG